A genome region from Oryzias latipes chromosome 2, ASM223467v1 includes the following:
- the LOC110016566 gene encoding zinc finger protein 436: MSSEPQEGSVREQLSAAEGTIVQNEEELCRQRRLLDISWNPQLQLHIAAVLPQHWMTEDEDLCNQQRNFGVELQEPEPPQIKQELQEPEPPQFKEELQEPEPPQFKEELQEPELPQIKEELQEPELPQIKEEPGELCISQDEDHLDLKQETDTLMEISTYEEDENSEAELNNQQNFNLTDSQDEEVNQHEESTSTTEEETDPQNRDQRNRKERSHVQSVDSSHMLEIDSVRKKNRKASLFRKHKPSPKGKRSSDIKFGPKKGIAHNVSIRKESVRPYICKECGMGFDYLSQVRIHMTTHTGEKPFPCKECDTSFSRVSDLKTHMRTHTGEKPFCCKECDTRFRQLSHLQTHMRTHTGEKPFTCKECDKSFSEISNLRTHMRTHTREKPFTCKECDKRFSQRSHLKMHMITHTGEKSFTCKECKKSFRQISDLNRHKRTHTGEKPFFCKECDKGFSQISNLKKHMRTHTGEKPFPCKECDKSFSTVFNLKKHMRTHTGEKPFFCKECDRSFSSVFNLRKHENSHRREAFI, translated from the exons atgtcttcagaacctcaggaaggttctgtcagagaacaactttctgctgctgaaggaaccatcgtccagaacgaggaggaactctgtcgtcagcgcagactgctggatatCAGCTGGAACCCGCAGCTTCAGCTACACATTGCAG CAGTCCTCCCCCAGCATTGGATGACTGAAGATGAAGATCTCTGCAATCAGCAAAGGAACTTCGGAGTGGAactgcaggaaccagaacctccacagattaaacaggaactgcaggaaccagaacctccacagtttaaagaggagctgcaggaaccagaacctccacagtttaaagaggagctgcaggaaccagaacttccacagattaaagaggagctgcaggaaccagaacttccacagattaaagaggagccAGGCGAACTCTGtatcagtcaggatgaagatcatcttgatctgaagcaggagactgataccttgatggagatttctacttatgaggaagatgagaacagtgaagcagaaCTAAACAATCAGCAGAACTTTAATTtaactgatagtcaggatgaagaagtaaaccaacatgaagaatcaacatcaactacagaagaagagacagacccacagaacagagatcagaggaatAGAAAAGAGAGaagtcatgtccaaagtgtggacagcTCTCACATGTTAGAAATTGActctgttagaaaaaaaaacagaaaggcaTCTTTGTTTAGGAAACACAAACCATCTCCAAAAGGTAAAAGATCTTCCGATATAAAGTTTGGTCCAAAAAAAGGAATTGCACACAATGTGTCAATAAGAAAAGAGTCTGTAAGACcttatatctgtaaagaatgtgGCATGGGCTTTGATTACTTGTCTCAAGTCAGAATTCACATGACtactcatacaggagaaaagcccttTCCTTGCAAAGAATGTGACACAAGTTTTAGCCGTGTATCtgatctcaaaacacacatgagaactcacacaggagaaaagccgttttgttgtaaagaatgtgatacaCGTTTTCGTCAATTATCTCATCttcaaacacacatgagaactcacacaggagaaaagccttttactTGTAAAGAATGCGATAAAAGTTTTAGTGAAATATCTAATCTCagaacacacatgagaactcacacaagagaaaagccttttacttgtaaagaatgtgataaaagattTAGTCAGAGGTCTCATCTCAAAATGCACATGataactcacacaggagaaaagtcttttacttgtaaagaatgtaaaaaaagttttcgtCAAATATCTGATCTCAATAGACACaagagaactcatacaggagagaagccctttttttgtaaagaatgtgataaaggttttagtcaaatatctaatctcaaaaaacacatgagaactcacacaggagaaaagccttttccttgtaaagaatgtgacaaaAGCTTTAGTACTGTATTtaatctcaaaaaacacatgagaactcacacaggagagaagccttttttttgtaaagaatgtgatagaAGTTTTAGTTCTGTATTTAATCTAAGAAAACacgagaactcacacaggagagaagcctttatctaa